One region of Chaetodon auriga isolate fChaAug3 chromosome 5, fChaAug3.hap1, whole genome shotgun sequence genomic DNA includes:
- the LOC143321095 gene encoding uncharacterized protein LOC143321095: MNPPMINSTNSVSTTKRKREAERSVNWTVEETQVLLCAWSDERVQKSLAENLRNRHVFKHLSARMSEMGFSRSPHQCRLRVKTLKANYVRAKLQRSVDSSQPCTFKYFADMDAVLGRRSAGEGGSYFISPERMVARHLDSIDRTGSVLPDLHSNSEISGHHFGSPATTGRQRLSSLEEIGGRQSWQLDSEVKLEDREDSTDEFEFSSSGFPQHARDGTHRESGTLVENSMSTPSPHVIPPLPAASPPPLTRSATSPFPAPPDPSPNTLPTSGHPQSTCLEPALKHLSECFQRLVSETRGLLVQLENQRQEQARWHQELLAQWLQREERRQRETAEREERREKARMEHEIRVLELLTSLAREHGCKCRGSQTVAETPSCTNHTMNKGRD, encoded by the exons ATGAATCCTCCTATGATCAACTCGACCAACTCTGTTTCAACGACCAAAA GAAAACGAGAAGCTGAGCGCTCAGTTAACTGGACAGTGGAGGAGACTCAGGTGCTGCTGTGCGCCTGGAGCGACGAGCGCGTCCAGAAGAGTCTGGCAGAAAACCTTCGCAACCGCCATGTCTTCAAACACCTCTCGGCCCGCATGAGTGAAATGGGTTTCTCTCGGAGTCCACACCAGTGTCGGCTACGGGTCAAAACTCTGAAGGCCAACTACGTGAGAGCCAAACTGCAGAGGAGCGTCGACAGCTCGCAGCCTTGCACTTTTAAGTACTTTGCAGACATGGATGCTGTGTTGGGCCGGAGGTCAGCGGGGGAAGGAGGTTCCTATTTTATCTCTCCAGAAAGGATGGTGGCGCGCCACCTTGACTCCAttgacaggacaggaagtgtcCTGCCAGATTTACATTCTAACTCAGAGATTAGTGGACACCATTTTGGTTCTCCGGCGACGACAGGAAGACAACGTTTGAGCTCTTTAGAGGAGATAGGAGGCCGTCAGTCTTGGCAGCTGGACTCTGAAGTCAAGTTGGAGGACAGAGAAGATTCAACAGATGAGTTTGAGTTCAGCAGTTCAGGATTCCCACAGCATGCGAGAGACGGCACCCATCGAGAAAGTG GTACACTTGTGGAAAACAGCATGAGCACTCCCTCCCCACATGTAATACCACCTCtacctgctgcttctcctccccctcttaCCCGATCCGCTACCTCTCCATTCCCTGCACCCCCAGATCCAAGTCCCAACACCCTCCCCACTTCTGGCCACCCTCAGTCCACCTGCCTGGAACCTGCCCTCAAGCACTTGTCGGAGTGCTTCCAGCGGCTGGTGTCGGAGACTCGGGgcctgctggtgcagctggagaATCAGCGGCAGGAGCAGGCCCGCTGGCATCAGGAGCTCCTGGCCCagtggctgcagagggaggagcgCCGGCAGAGGGAGAcggctgagagagaggagaggagggagaaagctCGCATGGAGCACGAGATCAGAGTCCTGGAACTCCTCACCAGTCTAGCCAGAGAACATGGGTGTAAATGTAGAGGCAGCCAGACTGTAGCAGAGACACCGAGTTGTACAAATCACACCATGAACAAAGGCAGGGATTAG